From one Deinococcus sp. QL22 genomic stretch:
- a CDS encoding aliphatic sulfonate ABC transporter substrate-binding protein: MTFQLNQPRTLTAALLALTLSGVAQGVTFTIGHQKGGIPNILKARGTLDKYAAQGIDFKWVLFTAGPPLLEAANAGAVDFGSVGNAPGVFALAGGADLKYVGVTVNRSDTTEALIVPKGSSLQKVSDLKGKRIGVARGSSAHAFLYNVLKSAGMTFKDVTIVPLLPPDARPAFESGSIDAWAVWDPFLTTAVQATGARVLRDHTGLGRGDSYHLVPSAVLNNPEKKRALQVLLAELENAAHWANKNQGTVIAQFSDELGIPKSVLEVTVPKGIPFNIRPFRAADLKPLQSLSTVFREAGVLPRDMAFGPQSYATLPAFRPALGTLGLK, translated from the coding sequence ATGACCTTTCAACTGAACCAACCCCGCACCCTGACCGCTGCTTTGCTGGCCCTCACCCTGTCCGGCGTGGCGCAGGGCGTCACCTTCACCATCGGCCACCAGAAGGGCGGCATTCCCAACATCCTCAAAGCACGCGGCACACTGGACAAGTACGCCGCGCAGGGCATCGACTTCAAGTGGGTGCTGTTCACGGCTGGCCCACCGCTGCTGGAAGCCGCCAACGCGGGAGCCGTTGATTTTGGCAGCGTCGGTAACGCGCCGGGCGTGTTTGCCCTCGCCGGGGGAGCCGACCTGAAATACGTGGGGGTCACCGTCAACCGCTCAGATACCACCGAAGCCTTGATCGTGCCGAAGGGGTCGAGCTTACAAAAAGTCAGTGACCTGAAGGGCAAGCGCATCGGCGTTGCGCGGGGTTCGAGCGCCCACGCCTTCCTTTACAACGTCCTCAAGAGTGCAGGAATGACTTTCAAAGACGTGACCATCGTGCCGCTGTTGCCGCCCGATGCCCGCCCCGCCTTCGAGAGCGGCAGTATCGATGCCTGGGCCGTGTGGGATCCCTTTTTGACCACCGCTGTGCAGGCCACGGGTGCCCGCGTGTTGCGCGACCATACCGGGCTGGGGCGTGGGGACAGCTACCATCTGGTGCCGAGCGCCGTGCTGAACAACCCGGAAAAGAAACGGGCCTTACAAGTCCTGCTGGCCGAACTGGAGAACGCTGCCCACTGGGCCAACAAGAATCAGGGCACGGTGATCGCGCAGTTCAGTGACGAACTCGGCATTCCCAAAAGCGTGCTGGAAGTGACCGTTCCCAAGGGCATTCCCTTTAATATTCGGCCTTTCCGGGCGGCTGATTTGAAACCCTTGCAATCTCTGTCCACCGTTTTCCGTGAAGCGGGAGTGTTGCCCAGAGATATGGCGTTTGGCCCGCAGTCCTACGCGACCTTGCCTGCCTTCCGGCCTGCGCTGGGCACG
- a CDS encoding LLM class flavin-dependent oxidoreductase, with product MSDSSAAPFASALPSPELYWFIPSGGDGHRLGQPTRPASFPYLSQVAQAAEVLGYDGVLLPTGGTNEETLVIASALSSLTRHLRFLVALRPGLLSPVLAARLTASLDRISGGRVNLNIVSGSGNFDFEGLDLTQAERYELTAEWLGVFRALLRGEAVTHHGPHLQLTNGRAPLPSVQQPHPPIYFGGSSQPALAVAGEHVDVYLSWGERPEQVAEKFAQVQAHAAQHGRTVRFGLRAHIIVRETEDEAWAAADDLIAGISDEAIAQAHGAFLASGSEGQRRQSALNGGTRESLRVGPNLWAGVGLVRGGAGTAFVGSAQNVAAALREYQRIGVDTFILSGYPHLEEAYRTAELLFPALGRPSPALTPHAGQRLSHTSTPTLGAARNEAGEPQAERELVAAGRFRSI from the coding sequence ATGTCCGATTCCTCCGCTGCTCCGTTCGCTTCCGCTTTGCCTTCTCCTGAGCTGTACTGGTTTATTCCGTCGGGCGGCGACGGTCACCGCCTTGGCCAACCTACCCGCCCGGCCAGCTTTCCTTACCTGTCTCAGGTCGCGCAGGCTGCCGAGGTGCTGGGGTACGACGGCGTTCTCCTGCCCACTGGCGGCACCAACGAAGAAACGCTGGTGATCGCGAGCGCGCTGAGCAGCTTGACCCGGCACCTCCGGTTTCTGGTGGCCCTGCGCCCTGGCCTGCTGTCGCCCGTGCTGGCCGCCCGCCTCACCGCCTCGCTTGACCGCATTTCGGGTGGGCGCGTCAATCTAAATATTGTCTCTGGCAGCGGTAATTTTGACTTCGAAGGGCTGGACCTGACCCAAGCCGAACGCTATGAGCTCACCGCCGAATGGTTAGGCGTGTTCCGGGCCTTGCTGCGCGGCGAAGCAGTGACCCATCACGGGCCGCACCTGCAGCTCACAAATGGCCGTGCCCCGCTCCCGTCTGTGCAGCAGCCCCACCCGCCCATCTATTTTGGTGGCAGCAGTCAGCCCGCATTGGCGGTGGCAGGCGAACATGTGGACGTGTACCTCAGCTGGGGCGAGCGCCCTGAACAGGTGGCTGAAAAGTTTGCCCAGGTGCAGGCGCACGCCGCGCAGCATGGCCGCACCGTGCGCTTTGGTCTGCGGGCCCACATCATCGTCCGGGAAACCGAAGACGAGGCGTGGGCCGCTGCCGACGACCTGATCGCAGGCATCAGTGACGAGGCCATTGCACAGGCGCACGGAGCCTTTCTGGCCAGCGGCTCAGAAGGTCAGCGCCGCCAGAGTGCGCTGAACGGCGGCACGCGGGAGAGCCTGCGCGTGGGGCCGAACCTGTGGGCGGGCGTGGGTCTGGTGCGCGGGGGCGCGGGTACCGCCTTTGTGGGCAGCGCGCAGAACGTCGCCGCCGCTCTGCGCGAGTACCAGAGGATCGGCGTCGACACCTTTATTCTCAGCGGTTACCCGCACCTTGAGGAAGCCTACCGCACCGCCGAACTGCTGTTTCCGGCCTTGGGCCGCCCCAGTCCCGCCTTGACGCCGCACGCCGGACAAAGGCTGAGCCATACGTCTACGCCCACGTTGGGCGCGGCCCGGAATGAGGCTGGTGAACCACAAGCAGAACGCGAACTCGTCGCGGCGGGCCGCTTTCGCTCGATCTGA
- a CDS encoding methionine ABC transporter ATP-binding protein: MSTAPPPPALEFSRVTKTYPGQPQAALQDLTLCIPRGSRTGIIGRSGAGKSTLVRLISGLETPDVGHIQVQGQPLTPATLRQLQARTGLVFQHFNLLAQRSVLHNVTLPLELRGTPKVIRERRARELLQLVGLEALAGRYPAQLSGGQKQRVGIARALVTDPDLLLADEATSALDPETSAGLLTLLTELQRERDLTLILVTHQLEVIRAATTHVAVLDQGTLVEAGETASVLRQPQSVVTRALLDAHRPEHPLLTGEALHHLTLPNLGAATLERLARQDARIVRAEAHALGVDVWLTAPDHVSAAWLSGTELSEADVSHLTPKVSA; encoded by the coding sequence ATGTCGACTGCGCCGCCACCGCCCGCACTGGAATTCAGCCGCGTCACCAAGACCTATCCGGGGCAGCCACAGGCCGCTCTACAAGACCTCACGCTCTGCATTCCTCGGGGCAGCCGCACCGGCATTATCGGGCGCAGCGGTGCAGGCAAAAGCACGCTGGTACGGCTGATCAGTGGGCTGGAAACCCCGGATGTGGGTCACATTCAGGTTCAGGGCCAACCCCTGACACCGGCCACCCTCCGGCAACTTCAGGCGCGAACCGGGTTGGTGTTTCAGCACTTCAACCTGTTGGCCCAGCGCAGCGTGCTGCACAACGTGACCCTGCCGCTGGAACTGCGCGGCACTCCCAAAGTCATCCGCGAACGGCGAGCACGGGAACTGCTGCAGCTGGTGGGCCTGGAAGCCCTGGCTGGGCGCTACCCCGCTCAGCTGTCGGGCGGCCAGAAACAGCGGGTGGGCATTGCCCGCGCCCTAGTCACCGATCCAGATCTGCTGCTGGCCGACGAGGCCACCAGCGCCCTCGACCCGGAGACGAGCGCGGGCCTCCTGACCCTGCTCACCGAGCTGCAACGCGAGCGGGATCTCACCCTCATTCTCGTGACCCACCAACTGGAAGTGATTCGCGCCGCGACCACCCACGTGGCCGTGCTGGATCAGGGAACGCTGGTGGAGGCGGGCGAGACAGCCTCCGTCCTGCGTCAGCCGCAGTCGGTGGTCACCCGCGCGCTGCTGGACGCCCACCGACCCGAACACCCCCTGCTCACCGGTGAGGCTCTGCACCACCTGACCCTGCCGAACCTGGGCGCCGCGACCCTGGAAAGGCTGGCCCGGCAAGATGCCCGAATTGTCCGGGCCGAGGCCCATGCCCTGGGGGTGGACGTCTGGCTGACGGCTCCTGACCACGTGTCTGCCGCGTGGCTGAGTGGGACAGAGTTGAGTGAGGCAGACGTCTCCCACCTGACCCCGAAGGTGAGCGCGTGA
- a CDS encoding methionine ABC transporter permease, with translation MTWDVLWPLLWQATLETLWMVLPSALIAQVLGTALGAVLTLTRPAGLRPQAVVYRGLDAAVNVGRSLPFIILLVLLIPLTRLITGTSIGSTAATVPLTIAAIPFVARLVDGALRDVPSGVVEAARAMGASTVQTVFKVLLPEARPALVHGFTVMLVSLIGYSAMAGAIGGGGLGDVAIRYGYQRFETGVMIATVLALLVLVQALQWLGDRVATRTDHR, from the coding sequence GTGACCTGGGACGTCCTCTGGCCGCTGCTGTGGCAGGCCACCCTGGAAACCTTGTGGATGGTGCTGCCCTCGGCGCTCATCGCGCAGGTGCTGGGAACAGCGCTGGGCGCCGTGCTGACCCTGACGCGCCCCGCCGGGCTGCGGCCACAGGCCGTGGTGTACCGGGGGCTGGACGCCGCGGTCAACGTCGGCCGCAGTCTGCCCTTCATCATTTTGTTGGTGCTGCTCATTCCCCTGACGCGCCTGATCACCGGAACGAGCATCGGATCCACTGCGGCCACCGTACCACTGACCATTGCCGCCATTCCGTTTGTGGCGCGTCTGGTCGACGGAGCGCTCCGGGACGTGCCAAGTGGGGTGGTGGAAGCCGCCCGGGCCATGGGCGCCAGCACGGTTCAGACCGTGTTCAAGGTGCTGTTGCCGGAGGCCCGCCCCGCGCTGGTTCACGGCTTCACAGTCATGCTGGTCAGCCTGATCGGTTACAGCGCCATGGCCGGAGCCATTGGTGGCGGCGGGCTGGGCGACGTCGCCATCCGGTACGGCTACCAGCGCTTCGAAACAGGCGTGATGATCGCCACTGTCCTCGCTCTGCTGGTACTCGTTCAGGCCTTGCAGTGGCTGGGCGACCGGGTCGCGACCCGCACCGATCACCGCTGA
- a CDS encoding MetQ/NlpA family ABC transporter substrate-binding protein — MSTTNIRTLSSLLLLTLIGQALAGTLRVGATPVPAGELLDFVKPLLARQGVTLIVREFSDYVQPNVALGEGSLEANLFQHQPYLDAFQQNRPLNIVPVTKVYLPPLGLYSKRVTKVTELKRGATLAIPNDPSNGARALLLLERAGLIRLKPGAGVRANLTDIVSNVKQLRFRELEAAQLPRSLADVDAAIINTNYALEVGLNPTQDAIFREGPNSVYVNILATTRSQRNNPDLKKLAQALTSPEAKAWLLKKYGGSIIPAF, encoded by the coding sequence ATGTCCACCACCAATATTCGTACCCTCAGCAGCCTCCTGTTGCTCACCCTCATCGGACAGGCCTTGGCAGGAACCCTGCGTGTGGGGGCCACTCCTGTGCCTGCAGGCGAACTGCTCGACTTCGTGAAGCCTCTCCTGGCCCGGCAGGGGGTGACGTTGATCGTGCGTGAGTTTTCGGACTACGTGCAGCCCAACGTCGCGCTAGGAGAAGGCAGCCTGGAGGCCAACTTGTTTCAGCACCAGCCCTATCTGGACGCCTTCCAGCAAAACCGCCCCCTGAACATCGTGCCGGTCACCAAGGTATACCTGCCCCCACTGGGGTTGTACAGCAAGCGGGTCACGAAGGTCACGGAACTCAAGCGCGGAGCGACCCTCGCCATTCCTAACGACCCCAGCAACGGGGCGCGGGCGCTGCTGCTCCTCGAGCGTGCAGGACTGATCCGTCTGAAGCCGGGTGCGGGCGTGCGGGCCAACCTCACCGACATCGTGAGCAACGTCAAGCAGCTGCGCTTCCGGGAACTGGAGGCCGCGCAACTGCCCCGCTCGCTGGCTGACGTGGACGCGGCCATCATCAACACCAACTACGCGCTGGAAGTCGGACTCAATCCCACACAGGACGCCATTTTCCGTGAGGGGCCAAACAGCGTCTATGTCAACATTCTGGCCACTACACGCAGCCAACGGAACAACCCCGACCTGAAGAAGTTGGCTCAGGCCCTGACCAGTCCAGAGGCCAAGGCCTGGCTGCTCAAGAAGTACGGCGGCAGCATCATTCCCGCGTTCTGA
- a CDS encoding MetQ/NlpA family ABC transporter substrate-binding protein: protein MKTLVLLTALSLSTSALAGTLRVGASPVPHAELLDFIKPTLAKQGLTLVVREFSDYVQPNLALADGSIDVNFFQHLPYLSAFQKDRPLGLVAGAKVHVEPIGVYSRRVKSLRDLKSGATIAIPNDPSNSGRALKLLERAGLIRLKAGVGVNATPLDITTNVKRLRFRELEAAQLPRALGDVDAAVINTNYALDAGLNPLKDALLLEDKRSPYANLLAVKPATLKSSGYLKLVKALQSPEVRAFILKKYGGAVVPAF, encoded by the coding sequence ATGAAAACCCTCGTGCTGCTCACCGCCCTCAGCCTGTCTACCTCAGCCCTCGCCGGAACCCTGCGCGTGGGGGCCAGCCCCGTGCCTCACGCTGAACTCCTGGACTTCATCAAGCCCACCCTCGCCAAGCAGGGCTTGACCCTGGTCGTCCGGGAGTTTTCCGACTATGTGCAGCCCAATCTGGCGCTGGCAGACGGCAGCATTGACGTCAATTTCTTTCAACACCTGCCCTACCTGAGCGCATTTCAGAAAGATCGCCCGCTGGGTCTGGTGGCGGGTGCCAAGGTGCATGTAGAACCCATCGGGGTCTATAGCCGACGAGTCAAGAGCCTGCGCGACCTGAAAAGCGGCGCGACCATTGCCATTCCCAACGATCCGAGCAACAGTGGACGGGCCCTCAAGCTGCTGGAGCGGGCTGGGCTGATCCGACTGAAGGCGGGAGTGGGGGTCAACGCCACGCCGCTGGACATCACCACCAACGTCAAGCGGCTGCGTTTCCGCGAGTTGGAGGCCGCTCAGCTTCCCCGAGCACTGGGCGATGTAGACGCCGCCGTCATCAACACCAACTATGCCCTAGACGCAGGGCTGAATCCTCTTAAGGACGCATTGCTGCTGGAAGACAAGCGCAGCCCGTACGCGAACTTGCTCGCCGTCAAACCTGCCACGCTCAAGAGTTCCGGTTACCTGAAATTGGTCAAGGCGCTTCAGAGTCCCGAGGTGCGGGCTTTTATTCTCAAGAAATACGGCGGAGCGGTGGTGCCCGCGTTCTAA
- a CDS encoding ABC transporter substrate-binding protein has product MQTLKTLTLWLLTASLATASAQSGTVTIATASDAPTLDPNLTFSGNAFGITNQIYDSLLYRDDDGIKTRLATSWKRVTPTTWRLELRKNVKFHDGTPFNAAAVKFSFERLIDPASKAPGAYVLNIIKTIRIIDADTIEITTSEPFAPLLAHLTHPVTAIVSPTSARKFGKDFGRNPVGTGPFEFDRWNTGNQIQLNVNKTYWGGKVNIDKLVFRVIPDVATQIVELRTGRVDLITSVPPENLNDLENNPKLAVYKKLGWGSTFLGFNTRNGITKNVKVRQAIAQAIDRDSIVKILRQGLAVKATAPVPPTVYGAGKDLNPRPYNVEGARKLLREAGVKDGTKISLVTYESAENRQLAEAIQFSLSQIGLTASVQILDYSAYTTAIQKPNHAELFISGWGTVTLDADYALYALFHSREIPVNNNALYRNVKVDKLLLDARRSNNQADRLKLYQSAQEQIDQDLPLLALYYPLSSYAKSTRLQGEVWRYSWINLDLSNATLK; this is encoded by the coding sequence ATGCAAACCCTGAAAACCCTGACCCTATGGCTCCTGACTGCCAGCCTTGCAACCGCGAGTGCACAAAGTGGAACCGTGACGATCGCCACAGCCAGCGACGCCCCCACCCTTGATCCGAACCTCACCTTCAGCGGCAACGCCTTCGGCATTACCAACCAAATCTATGACAGCCTGCTCTACCGGGATGATGACGGCATCAAGACCCGCCTGGCCACCAGTTGGAAACGTGTCACGCCCACAACCTGGCGCCTCGAACTCCGGAAGAACGTCAAGTTTCATGACGGCACACCTTTCAATGCGGCTGCCGTTAAATTCAGCTTCGAACGCCTCATTGACCCCGCGTCCAAAGCTCCGGGCGCGTACGTCCTGAACATCATCAAGACCATCAGAATCATTGACGCGGACACCATCGAGATCACCACGAGCGAGCCCTTCGCGCCGCTCCTGGCCCATCTCACCCACCCGGTCACCGCCATCGTGTCGCCGACCAGTGCCCGCAAGTTCGGCAAAGACTTTGGCCGCAACCCTGTGGGAACCGGGCCGTTCGAATTTGACCGCTGGAACACTGGCAACCAGATTCAGCTGAACGTCAACAAGACCTACTGGGGCGGAAAGGTCAATATTGACAAGCTCGTGTTCCGGGTCATCCCCGATGTCGCCACGCAGATTGTTGAACTGCGCACCGGCCGCGTCGACCTGATTACCAGTGTGCCGCCCGAAAATCTCAATGACCTGGAAAACAATCCAAAGCTCGCGGTGTACAAAAAACTCGGCTGGGGATCAACCTTTCTGGGCTTCAACACCCGGAACGGCATTACCAAGAACGTCAAAGTCCGTCAGGCCATCGCGCAGGCCATTGACCGCGACAGCATCGTTAAGATTCTCCGTCAGGGTCTCGCGGTCAAGGCCACTGCTCCGGTTCCTCCCACCGTGTACGGCGCCGGCAAAGATCTGAACCCGCGCCCCTACAACGTTGAGGGCGCCCGCAAACTCCTCCGTGAAGCCGGTGTGAAAGACGGCACCAAAATCAGCTTGGTGACCTATGAAAGCGCCGAGAACCGTCAGCTGGCAGAAGCCATCCAGTTCTCTCTCTCCCAGATCGGCTTGACCGCCAGCGTTCAGATCCTCGATTACAGCGCCTACACCACTGCGATCCAGAAGCCCAATCACGCCGAACTGTTTATCAGTGGCTGGGGTACCGTCACCCTGGATGCTGATTACGCGCTATACGCGCTCTTTCACTCCCGCGAAATTCCGGTGAACAATAACGCGCTGTACCGCAACGTCAAGGTCGACAAACTGCTGCTTGATGCGCGCCGCAGCAACAATCAGGCCGACCGCCTCAAGCTCTACCAGAGCGCCCAGGAACAGATTGACCAGGATCTGCCACTTCTTGCGTTGTACTACCCGCTTTCCAGTTATGCCAAGAGCACCCGTTTGCAAGGTGAAGTGTGGCGGTACTCTTGGATCAACCTCGACCTCTCAAACGCCACCCTGAAGTAA
- a CDS encoding ABC transporter permease: MIRYTLRRLLSLIPVVFGVTLLVFVLLKLTPGDPLVALLGEDAQGLGAAELARLREAYGLNDPWYLQYGRFLRDFVTGQLASVRTGTPVLTEILARFPHTLLLTTVALAVAVLVAVPLGILAAVKRRTAWDAVVMAIVLLGISIPSFWLAVMLMLLFALNLGWLPASGSGSPANLVLPAVTLAFGSIALITRMTRASLLDTLDQDYVRTARAKGLPRSGVLRHALRNALIPVVTVVGLEFGGLLGGAAITESIFAWPGLGRLTLQAIQTRDIHLVQGITVFIAVLYTFVNLAVDLAYAALNPRVQYA, translated from the coding sequence TTGATCCGTTATACGCTGCGCCGACTGCTCAGCCTTATTCCTGTTGTGTTCGGCGTGACCCTGCTCGTGTTCGTGTTGCTCAAACTTACCCCAGGCGACCCACTCGTGGCACTCCTCGGCGAGGACGCTCAGGGGCTGGGAGCAGCCGAGCTCGCCCGTCTGCGGGAGGCCTACGGTCTGAACGACCCTTGGTACCTGCAGTACGGACGCTTCCTCCGCGACTTCGTCACGGGCCAGCTGGCCTCCGTGCGGACGGGCACGCCCGTGCTCACTGAGATCCTTGCGCGGTTTCCTCACACGCTGCTGCTGACCACCGTCGCCCTCGCGGTCGCGGTGCTGGTGGCCGTGCCGCTTGGCATTCTTGCTGCCGTGAAACGCCGCACGGCCTGGGACGCCGTGGTCATGGCGATCGTACTGCTCGGCATCAGCATCCCCAGCTTCTGGCTGGCGGTCATGTTGATGTTACTCTTCGCCCTGAACCTTGGCTGGCTACCAGCCTCTGGCAGCGGTTCACCCGCAAACCTCGTGTTGCCCGCCGTGACGCTCGCTTTCGGATCGATCGCGTTGATCACCCGGATGACCCGCGCCAGCCTCCTCGACACCCTGGATCAGGATTACGTCCGCACCGCGCGCGCCAAAGGTCTGCCCCGTTCAGGCGTGCTGCGTCACGCGCTGCGCAACGCGCTTATTCCCGTCGTCACGGTGGTTGGTCTGGAGTTCGGCGGACTGCTGGGCGGCGCCGCCATCACCGAGTCGATTTTTGCGTGGCCAGGCCTAGGTCGGCTGACTCTCCAAGCAATTCAGACCAGAGATATCCACCTTGTCCAGGGCATCACCGTGTTCATTGCAGTGCTTTACACCTTCGTCAATCTCGCTGTAGACCTCGCATACGCGGCCCTCAATCCCCGGGTGCAGTATGCGTAG
- a CDS encoding ABC transporter permease, with protein MRSFRVSHVGAVPVRSRHPVWRKLRRNLSVRTGATLLFTLVMLALLAPVIAPEAPNTQNWFNRLKPPNSSAWLGTDDFGRSVLSRILHGGRVSLLSGVLPVVLGASIGTLLGLLAGYVGRTTDTLIMRVMDVLLAFPGLLLALAIIGTLGPGFQNAVLAIGIGLMPTFARLVRAEVLQLKQVEFVEAAHALGAPHPRVLLRHVLPNVASPLIVQATVSVGYAILAAAGLSFLGLGVQPPVSDWGEMLSSGRRFLPQAWWLEVFPGVMIALTVLAINLLGDGLRDALDPRTK; from the coding sequence ATGCGTAGCTTCAGGGTTTCACATGTAGGTGCCGTGCCCGTCCGGTCACGCCATCCTGTCTGGCGCAAGCTGAGGCGTAACTTATCGGTGAGAACTGGCGCAACGCTGCTGTTCACGTTGGTGATGTTGGCCCTGCTTGCTCCTGTCATCGCCCCTGAGGCGCCCAATACGCAGAACTGGTTTAACCGACTCAAACCTCCGAATTCATCTGCCTGGCTTGGCACCGACGACTTCGGCCGCAGCGTACTCAGCCGCATCCTTCATGGCGGGCGGGTGTCTCTGCTGTCCGGCGTGCTGCCTGTCGTGCTTGGTGCCAGTATCGGCACCCTGCTTGGTCTACTGGCTGGGTACGTCGGCCGCACCACCGATACCCTGATCATGCGGGTCATGGACGTCCTGCTGGCCTTCCCCGGACTGCTGCTGGCCCTGGCCATTATTGGGACGCTCGGCCCTGGTTTTCAGAACGCAGTGCTTGCCATTGGCATCGGCCTGATGCCCACTTTCGCGCGTCTGGTTCGTGCTGAAGTGCTGCAGCTCAAGCAGGTTGAGTTTGTGGAAGCCGCGCACGCGTTAGGGGCGCCGCACCCCCGCGTGCTGCTGCGGCATGTTCTGCCGAATGTCGCGTCGCCGCTGATCGTGCAGGCGACGGTCAGTGTGGGGTACGCCATCCTGGCGGCGGCGGGGCTGAGCTTCCTCGGATTGGGCGTGCAGCCTCCGGTCAGCGACTGGGGGGAAATGCTCAGCAGTGGACGCCGGTTCCTGCCGCAGGCCTGGTGGCTAGAAGTTTTTCCAGGCGTGATGATTGCCCTCACCGTGCTGGCCATCAACCTGTTGGGAGACGGCCTGCGTGACGCCCTCGACCCACGAACGAAGTAA
- a CDS encoding OsmC family protein, translating into MNSSKTLTMHHLGDQRYASTNQTGQQLVIDMSAEHRIGVGPMDALMSALASCTMYDVVEIMEKRRTPLSAYRVTVEGFKAEGSVPPRYERYVLRHVAQGQGISVEALEKAAHLSHEKYCTIGASLAAQIEIEVVIESSEQTTEI; encoded by the coding sequence ATGAACTCCAGTAAAACACTGACCATGCACCATCTCGGCGACCAGCGGTACGCCAGCACCAATCAGACAGGACAGCAGCTCGTCATCGACATGAGCGCAGAGCACCGCATCGGGGTCGGCCCGATGGACGCGTTGATGAGTGCGCTGGCGTCTTGCACGATGTATGACGTCGTCGAAATCATGGAAAAACGCCGTACGCCTCTGAGCGCTTACCGCGTGACCGTGGAAGGCTTCAAGGCGGAAGGCAGTGTCCCGCCCCGGTACGAGCGGTACGTCCTGCGTCATGTCGCCCAAGGCCAGGGGATCAGCGTGGAGGCACTCGAGAAAGCCGCTCACCTGTCGCATGAGAAGTACTGCACCATTGGGGCCAGCCTCGCCGCACAGATCGAGATTGAGGTCGTGATCGAGTCCTCTGAACAGACAACCGAAATCTAG
- a CDS encoding MBL fold metallo-hydrolase, which produces MNIQQIRSATLKLTYAAHTFLIDPMLAEQGAYPGLQGAPNSHLSNPTVGLVVPLEELTAVDAIIVTHTHFDHWDDAAKTLLPKHLPVFVQHAADAQLLTASGFTDVRILTDTTEFEGITLSKTSGQHGSDAAIAAIGELLGEVSGVVFKHQGEKTLYLAGDTLWNEHVAQALNAHHPDVVILNAGDAQITGLGSIVMNTQDVLEVHRAAPQATLIATHLEGVAHAVLSRDELRAFAAEQGFAAQLLVPNDGQSITL; this is translated from the coding sequence ATGAACATCCAACAGATCCGCAGCGCCACCCTGAAGCTCACCTACGCGGCTCACACCTTCCTGATTGACCCCATGCTGGCCGAACAGGGCGCCTACCCCGGCCTGCAGGGCGCGCCCAACAGTCACCTCAGCAATCCCACTGTGGGGCTCGTGGTGCCACTGGAGGAACTGACGGCCGTAGACGCCATCATCGTCACGCACACGCACTTTGACCACTGGGATGACGCGGCCAAGACGTTGCTTCCCAAACACCTGCCCGTGTTTGTGCAGCATGCTGCGGACGCGCAGCTCTTGACGGCTTCCGGGTTCACCGATGTCCGCATTCTCACCGACACAACTGAGTTTGAAGGCATCACGCTGAGCAAAACGTCCGGCCAGCACGGCTCCGATGCGGCCATCGCCGCCATCGGCGAGCTCCTCGGCGAAGTGAGCGGCGTGGTCTTCAAGCATCAGGGCGAAAAAACGCTGTACCTGGCCGGCGATACCCTCTGGAACGAGCATGTCGCGCAGGCACTGAACGCTCACCACCCAGACGTGGTCATCCTGAATGCGGGGGATGCCCAGATCACGGGCCTAGGATCCATCGTGATGAACACTCAGGATGTGCTGGAGGTGCACCGCGCCGCGCCGCAGGCCACGCTGATTGCCACGCACTTGGAAGGCGTGGCCCATGCGGTGCTTTCTCGTGACGAACTGCGCGCCTTTGCGGCTGAGCAGGGTTTCGCGGCCCAGCTGCTGGTTCCGAACGACGGACAGTCCATCACGCTTTGA
- a CDS encoding MerR family transcriptional regulator — MMRIGLLAKATGVSVRAIRHYDGLGLLISAREDNRYRLFQAEDVERVRMIQLFLQAGFKLDEIRERVPCFRYGSTSLDAPAEEVRALYTLKIADVSAQIAVLQRLRDKLIAEVAHLDTQTHHGPIRLKT, encoded by the coding sequence ATGATGCGCATTGGTCTACTGGCGAAGGCAACGGGCGTGAGCGTCCGTGCCATCCGCCACTATGACGGGCTTGGCCTGCTTATCTCTGCCCGCGAGGACAACCGGTACCGCCTCTTTCAAGCCGAAGATGTCGAACGCGTCCGAATGATTCAGTTGTTCCTTCAGGCTGGATTCAAGCTCGACGAGATCCGGGAGCGCGTGCCCTGCTTCCGGTACGGGTCCACCTCGCTGGATGCCCCTGCGGAAGAGGTGCGTGCCCTGTATACCCTCAAGATTGCCGATGTGAGCGCCCAGATCGCTGTCTTACAGCGTCTGCGCGACAAACTGATCGCCGAAGTAGCCCACCTTGATACGCAGACCCACCACGGGCCGATTCGCCTCAAGACCTGA